In Mytilus trossulus isolate FHL-02 chromosome 14, PNRI_Mtr1.1.1.hap1, whole genome shotgun sequence, a genomic segment contains:
- the LOC134697253 gene encoding galactoside 2-alpha-L-fucosyltransferase SEC1-like, which produces MRLPCPSTKRKVVSCAVLFSLLIFTHHYLFYEPPGYICPYFRGRLGNLMFIYASVYGIAKSKGMVLVVDTSDIINTVFPNLNALAVDSAFYFCNSTKLVYERRACAYDIDTTQFNNRKNTTLKAYLQSWKYFKNVEKEIRRQFVFKQEVQDKAQAIINNYTREYIQNRNITNTLQIIGVHIRRGDYLKPGKVAFGYKVATKSYLNKAFKFFRSKFKNCLFLIFTAPNREDLKWRKYHMNGSDVINVDANERDVDMCALSKCNHTIITVGSFGWWSAWLNKGMTIYFNDVVRPNSYLSRDFSNDMKDYFPSSWIGMQ; this is translated from the exons ATGCGGCTGCCGTGTCCTTCTACAAAAAGGAAAG TTGTATCCTGTGCAGTATTGTTTTCTTTGCTTATATTCACACACCATTACCTGTTTTATGAACCACCTGGTTACATATGTCCATATTTTAGAGGACGTCTTGgtaatttaatgtttatatatgcATCAGTTTACGGGATTGCAAAGAGCAAGGGTATGGTATTGGTTGTAGACACTTCTGATATAATCAACACAGTATTTCCAAACTTAAATGCTTTAGCTGTTGACTCAGCTTTTTACTTTTGTAACAGTACAAAGTTAGTTTATGAAAGAAGAGCATGCGCATACGACATTGATACCACGCAGTTTAATAATAGgaaaaatacaacattaaaagCATATCTACAATCTTGgaagtatttcaaaaatgtcgAAAAGGAAATAAGAaggcaatttgtttttaaacaagaaGTGCAGGATAAAGCTCAAGCTATCATCAATAACTATACTAGGGAATATATCCAAAAcagaaatataacaaatacttTACAAATCATAGGCGTACATATTCGCCGAGGAGATTATCTTAAACCTGGAAAAGTCGCATTTGGTTATAAAGTGGCTACTAAGTCGTATTTGAATAAAGCATTTAAGTTTTTCCGttcgaaatttaaaaattgcttatttcttatttttacggCACCGAACAGAGAAGATTTAAAATGGAGAAAATACCACATGAACGGAAGTGACGTCATAAACGTAGATGCCAATGAACGTGATGTTGACATGTGTGCCTTGTCAAAGTGTAATCATACAATAATTACTGTTGGTTCATTTGGATGGTGGTCAGCATGGTTAAATAAAGGaatgactatttatttcaatgaTGTAGTACGACCAAATTCGTATCTTAGCAGAGATTTCAGTAACGATATGAAAGATTACTTTCCGTCAAGTTGGATTGGAATGCAATGA